DNA from Evansella sp. LMS18:
CTGCAGTTCCATTGGCGCCAATATAGAGGTTCTTTTGAACTGATGGGAAAGGAGAGTTGAAATGTATCATCACTGGAATATGAATTATATAAATCATTTAAACGGCCACATGAAAATGCTGGATGATAGAATCGCAAGGCTGGAGCAAACTCTCTCTGATCTTCAAAGAGAGCTTGAAGATCAAAAACAAAATCAGCGGCCAACCAATATTGAGTATAAATTCGACCAGTTAAAAGTAGAAAGGCTCGAAGGAACCTTGAATATTGGTTTAAGTCCGCAAAATGCAAACGAACAAATTGAGGACTTCCAGGTTCAGAATCAGCTGAATGTCTCTAAGAGGCAAGAATGCGGTCCTATGTTTGAAAACATTAAAGGAGATATATATCATTATTTGGACTTTGAATGTCTACCGGTCCTTGAAAGCATTGAACATAAGTATAATTATCCCCTGCAGCCTGAATACAGACAATTCATTGTCACTGATGTCAAAAATCAAATAGACGATCGTATCAGCCATTATTTAAATCAGGTAAATTATGATTCCCTGACAAAGGAACAACAACAAGAAGTTGAATACAGGACAAAAGCCAAAGTAAGGGAGGATATTAATAAAACGTTTGAATTATTTATTCAGAATTTACCTAAAGGAAGCGGAGGGGCGCACCAATGAACTTTACGGTAGTAAATCACCATTTATCTGTGAATAGTGTAAGGGTAATAGGGGTCTCAAGTTCATCCTTATTTATGGTTGGTGATTCAGATTGTATTAATTTGTCTTCAGTTTTTGATACACCGCCTGAATCGTTAATCATCGGCCCCTTTGTTCCGTTGGCGCCGGAATAAGGGGAATGCTGCGATGCCAAAGAGAATATCGGTTGTCAATTATTTAGAGGTTGATATTATTACTTTAGGGTCTGTTTTGGAGGTCGGGGATGCCGATGAAATAACACCAAGACATAAAGCACTTGCAGTTCAGCGTGAAAAAGAGCTGTTTTATGGTACAGAAGGTAATTTTAATTACCCAGTATTTACGCGGCCGATTCCACAGCCTGTTATGCATACACCTGTAAACATAACAAGGAGAAATGAATCAAATTTTATTAAAGTTAACTATATCGATATAATAAGTGTTTCTGCTGCTTCCATTGCTCAAATAGGCTCAAACAGGATAGTCGATACGGAAGCAAGAGTAAAGCACATACGCCAGCTTTTAGAAGAGCGGCATTAAAATAAAAAATAATCCATTTTCCTTTTGTGGAAATGGATTATTTCATGTGACGAATTTCTTCAGAAGAAAAAAGAACAGTTGCTACTCCTTTTCTAAATCCTCTATTGTGATTATATTTGGCTGCATAGCTGATAATAACCGATGTAAATACACAAAAAGCAGTCCTCTTTTATAGGAAGCATTTACCTTATCGCTTCGAACAGGATATGGAAGCTGGATATCCCGGTTAAAATTCCCCTGATATATTTCTTCCTGCTTAGGTTGGAAATTTCTGATGGGTAAATTAGTGGAACCGCTGACTGTCAGTATATTACCGGTTACGTTTAGGTGAATATCTTCGAGCCGTTCAACACCAGGCATCGCCAAAATACATATTAATTCATTTCCTGATTCATAGATATTTACCCTTGGAAATTGACTCTTCTTCTGTTGCTCAAGCTCCTGGAACATATTGTCAAAGTTTCCCCAGAAATCGTCTTCAAAGAACCGTTTGAATGGTTTAGGGACTTCGTTGAAAAAACCATTCATCAACATTCACCACCTGACTTTTTTAGTGAAAACCAATATATTTACCTGTCGTAAAAATCAGACATTACCACCTTGATTTTGGTCATTTACATCAGGATCTAAAACGTTATTCATATTAATCCCGTTATTTGTAAGCTGGAAGTCTCCAGTATGAGCGCTCCCCGAACCAGTTACTGTTTTCGTCGTGCTTTTAGGCGAACTGTTAAGTGAATCTCCGAAATTAACTACACCGCTATTGGAAAGAATTTTAATCGGTCCGCCAATAATTGAAGGCATATTGTACACCTACTTTTTTGAATAGTACCACTAATTAATTTATGTAGTGAAAGATGTATTAGTTACTAAGTGGTTAAACCTTCAAAAAGAATAATTTATTGAAAGGATGAAAAAAATACCATAAACATCATTTTAAGAATGGGGTATATCATGAACTGGAATGATTTGGCAGACAGGATATTTGGATTTTTACCATATCGGTCAGTTATCTGGTTTGCAGCAAGTACTTCATTTACTCTATTGCTGTTCCGTTTCGTTATACGGAAAGTGGAGTATTTGGTAAAGCCCCCCTGGGCAAAAGAGGAAAATTTACAACAAAGACACATACTGCTGCAGCGTCTTAACAAATCGGATAATAAAGGAGAAAACGCAGATTGAAAGCCGGAAAGCAACAAACTGCTTATCAAATTGGTATAACGGAAATGGCGGTAAGTTTAATTGCCATGATTGTAGGGACAGGTGTCATTGTCTTACCCCGTGCTCTGGCGGTGGAAATGGATACAACAGATGGGTGGATTACAGTTATTGTAAGTGGTGGATTCGTCATGCTTTTTGTGTTTATCATTACAAAATTACAGCAAAAATTCCCTGGAAGAAATTTTTTGCAATTTCTGGGTGAGGGGATATTTGGAAAGTGGTTAAGTAAACTTTTGGCATTATCTTTTTTTGTTTATTTTATTTGTGTCATTAGCTTTTTAAGTCGTTTTTTGGCTATTACCATTGATATTTACTTACTCCCCCAAACACCCACGGAGGTCATAGTTATGATTTTATTACTGTTATCCACCTATGCTATTTCTAAAGGTGTTCAGGGGGTAATTCACCTTAACATAATGTTTACACCAATTGTATTAAGTGTAGCGTTCCTTATAATTATTTTCGAAATACCAGAGTTTGACTTACTGAATTTACGTCCAATAATGGCAGAAGGGTTTATCCCATTATTTAAAGGTTTAAAAGAGACGTTGTTTTCTTTTTTAGGTATTGAAATATTATTTTTTCTTATGGCTTATATGAAAAAATCTGATATACGCGCTGCTCCGTTATTAATTTCTATAGGAATAATTTCTTTTTTGTACTTTTCAATCATTATCGCCACTTTTGCGATTTTTGGATTAAATTCAACAAAGGTAATTACATTCCCTATGATTGATCTTGTAAAGGAAATAGAGATACCGGGAGGGGTATTGGAGAGGGTAGAACCAATTTTTATTACAATCTGGTTCATGTCCATGTTTAACACAATAGCAGTAGCTCATCTTTTAGCTGATAAACTTCTGAAAAAAGAGTTACTTCCTTTTGTAAAAGGGGAGATACTTACAGCTCTTGCCGTTTTTATTATTTTCATAAATACATTTATAACAAAATCCTACACTGAACTTTCCTTATTTGGCCAATGGATATCCACCCATGGGGGCGTTAATATTATTGCCTGCATACTCGTTGTCTTCGTCACTTTATGGTACCGGACCAAAAAAAACAAAACCAGCATTCAGGAGGAACAGGCATGAAAAAACTTATCCTTGTGGTTCTATGTTTATGTTTAGTTACTCAAAGTGGATGCTGGGATCAGCGGGAAATAAATCAATTAGGCTTCACGCTAGCTGTTGCACTGGATCCAGTTTCGAATGAAGAAGACAATGGAGAAATGCAACCATTTAAGCGATTCAATTCGACTTTTCAAGTGGCTGTACCAGGTGACCTGGCGGAGTCAACTGAAGGTGCTAGTGGTGGACAGCCTTTTTTCAATATCACTTCTTCTGATATAACCAACTTTAAAACCGTTCGAAACGTAGCTGAACGAAGAAGCCGTAAACTCTTCTTTGAACACTTGAAAGCAATAATAATAAATGAAGATTTAATAAAGGAGGGGTCTTTAGAACATATTTTAGATCTTTATTTAAGAGATCATGAAATGCGAAGACGTATCCGTGTGTTAATTTCTCAAGGCCCAGCTAGAGATATTATTAGTGAAAAACTCCCTCTGGAGAATATGCCGGGAATGTCTATCGACATGATTCGGGAATTTAACAGTGATATCACATTTGCAATGATCGAACCGAAGGAATTGGGGGAAATCAGCTCCTTTATAAAGGGAGACGAAAGCTTTCTCTTAGCTGGAATTATTAAGGATACAGAGCTTAAAGTTTCAGGTGCAGCAATTATTAAAGGCAAGGAAAATAAAATGATAGGCTGGCTAAATGAAAAAGATGTTTCTGGTTATAATCTTATTCTCGGGGAAAGTCAAAAAGGAATTGTGAATGTCCCGTATGAAGAAAGCGGTTTATTTGTATTCGAGTTAGATCGGTTAGTTACTACCTTTGATTATGAACGAAAAAACGACCAGCCCCACTTTCATATTACGATTAAATCAGAGGGGATGTTTTCAGAGTCATGGATTCATGATCCTCCAGTGAATGATACAGAAGGCATAAAAAAACTGGAAGCAGCTGCAGAACAAGAAATTGTACGCCAGGCAGAACATACTCTTGAAAAAATGCAAAATGAATATTATGTGGACGTCTTTAGATTATGGCGTGAAGTTAAGACAAATGATAATAAATACTGGAAAACAATAGAAGGTAACTGGGACGGGAAAGATGGGGTATTCTCCAATGCATCTATAACTGTAAGCGCGGAAGTAAAAATTCGCCATTATATGTTAAATGAAGGTATGGAGTCTTAGCAACCAGATATGTGAGGGGTGTCCAGATGTTAAATAAACTGTTTCGTAAACTTAATAAAGATAACATACGTCCCAGTGAAGAGTTTGAAATGGTACTCTCGGATAATCTGAATGAAACGGTAGAAATGCTGCTGAAAATCATTGGCGACAGTAATGATATAGTACAGCGGGATTTCAAAATTGCCAGTTCGGAGTCTGCTGCTTTATTTTATATTGAAGGCATGTCTGATATAGACTCTATTGAGGAAGACGTATTGAAACCGTTACAGGAGCTAAAACCAGAAGGAATGAATGAACCAAAGGATGAAACGCTTAAAAAAGCGATTCAAGACTCAATTTCCTTATCGGAAATAGACATTTTTGAAACCTTTGATGATGCGATTCTGCCGTTTTTATCCGGGAAGAGTTTACTCGTTGTGGACGGTCTGGCGAAAATAATCATACTGGGAACAATCGCTTATGAAAACAGGGGAATTGAAGAGCCGCAAAGTGAGGTAGTAATCCGCGGACCAAGAGATGGATTTGTGGAAAATATACAAACCAATATTGTTCTTATACGAAGAAGAATCAGGGACCCTAATTTAACGATTCAGCTTGGTAAATTAGGCAGGCGATCTAAAAATGACTTTGCCATCATCTACATCAAAGGAATTACGGATGAATCTTTAGTCGAGGAGGTTCGCTACAGAATCTCATGCATAGACAGGGCAACGATAGAGGAATCAGGGACAATTGAACAATTGATAGAAGATAATGTTCTTTCACCATTTCCTCAAATTTTACAAACCGAACGTCCTGATAAAGTGGCCGCGTTTTTAAATAACGGACAAGTAATTATCCTGGTTGACGGCACTCCATTTTCCCTGGTCGCTCCCATTACATTTGAACAACTTTTTAAGTCCCCGGAAGACTACTATGACCGGTGGCAAATTGGTTCGCTTATTCGTATGCTTCGTTATAGTGCAGCGTTCATTGCCTTATTTTTACCTTCTCTTTATATCGCTATGATCTCATACCATCAAGGGATGATTCCTACCACGTTAGCTTTATCCATTGCAGGTGCGAGAGAAGGTGTTCCGTTCCCTGCATTTGTCGAGGCTTTGCTAATGGAGCTTACTCTGGAGCTGCTGCGTGAAGCGGGGGTAAGGCTTCCTCGTGCTGTTGGCCAAACTATTGGTATTGTTGGCGGTTTAGTTATTGGAGATGCTGCTGTCAGAGCTGGAATTGTTAATCCAATCATGGTTATTGTCGTAGCGTTAACAGCTATCGCTTCATTTGCCATTCCAGCTTATAATGTAAGTATAACTCTAAGGATGCTAAGATTCTTTTTAATGTTTCTTGCTGCAAGTTTTGGTTTGTTTGGGATCATTATTGGTTATATTGCGATTAACATTCACTTAGTAGGTTTAAAAAGTTTCGGACGCTATTACACTTCACCCTTTGCTCCATATCGCTTTATTGATTTGTTGGATACAGTTATCCGTCTGCCGCTTACCATAAATAAAAAGCGTAACGATTCTGAGCACACAGCAGACGCTGTAAAGCAAAAATAAGGATTCCACCAGCAACTCCACTGGTGGTATTGGACATTCACTGGCCAGTGCATTTGGTCATAATATCAAAGGATATACTGTAGTGGAGCTTTTCATTGAATTAATAAGACGGAAAGTGTTACTTCAGTATTCTGGCCAAAAAGTATACAGCAGCAATGAGGCTCGTTCACTTAGTGGATTAGTCTCTTTTTTATTTTTAAAAATACTCATATATTAAATTCATAATCCTGCTGTTGTTCCAGGGAGGATTATCGAACATTGTTGATGAATAAAAGATAAAGAAATGTTTTGGAGGTTAATTGTGAAAAAAATGGAAAATTTTAAAATCAGAGCATTTGCATAAAAGTCCATTCGGTAATATCAGAAAAGATAGCTGTGAACTTCCTACTGGCGTTGTGATTGATGAATATTACGTCAATGAATATTCAGATTGGGTTAATGCTGTTGTAATAACAAAAGAAAACAAGATTGTACTGGTTGAACAATATCGGCATGCAGGTGAAGATTTTTACTTAGAAGTACCTGCTGGTAAAAAGGAAGGCAATGAAACTGATGAAGAGGGATTGATTAGAGAAGTTAAGGAAGAGACAGGATACACTTCATTAAAAAAACCGATTTTTCTAGGTGAATTTATGGTTAACCCTGCAACTCAAAATAACAAAGTGAAAACCTTTTTGTTTTTGGATGCATTT
Protein-coding regions in this window:
- a CDS encoding NUDIX hydrolase, yielding MHKSPFGNIRKDSCELPTGVVIDEYYVNEYSDWVNAVVITKENKIVLVEQYRHAGEDFYLEVPAGKKEGNETDEEGLIREVKEETGYTSLKKPIFLGEFMVNPATQNNKVKTFLFLDAFKAYEQDLDETEDIKVVLFDFDRFGNQLTTAKVKTQLFTSNAYLLAKNHIAGNINKNSILSSDV
- the gerPC gene encoding spore germination protein GerPC, coding for MYHHWNMNYINHLNGHMKMLDDRIARLEQTLSDLQRELEDQKQNQRPTNIEYKFDQLKVERLEGTLNIGLSPQNANEQIEDFQVQNQLNVSKRQECGPMFENIKGDIYHYLDFECLPVLESIEHKYNYPLQPEYRQFIVTDVKNQIDDRISHYLNQVNYDSLTKEQQQEVEYRTKAKVREDINKTFELFIQNLPKGSGGAHQ
- a CDS encoding Ger(x)C family spore germination protein, which produces MKKLILVVLCLCLVTQSGCWDQREINQLGFTLAVALDPVSNEEDNGEMQPFKRFNSTFQVAVPGDLAESTEGASGGQPFFNITSSDITNFKTVRNVAERRSRKLFFEHLKAIIINEDLIKEGSLEHILDLYLRDHEMRRRIRVLISQGPARDIISEKLPLENMPGMSIDMIREFNSDITFAMIEPKELGEISSFIKGDESFLLAGIIKDTELKVSGAAIIKGKENKMIGWLNEKDVSGYNLILGESQKGIVNVPYEESGLFVFELDRLVTTFDYERKNDQPHFHITIKSEGMFSESWIHDPPVNDTEGIKKLEAAAEQEIVRQAEHTLEKMQNEYYVDVFRLWREVKTNDNKYWKTIEGNWDGKDGVFSNASITVSAEVKIRHYMLNEGMES
- a CDS encoding spore germination protein, whose product is MLNKLFRKLNKDNIRPSEEFEMVLSDNLNETVEMLLKIIGDSNDIVQRDFKIASSESAALFYIEGMSDIDSIEEDVLKPLQELKPEGMNEPKDETLKKAIQDSISLSEIDIFETFDDAILPFLSGKSLLVVDGLAKIIILGTIAYENRGIEEPQSEVVIRGPRDGFVENIQTNIVLIRRRIRDPNLTIQLGKLGRRSKNDFAIIYIKGITDESLVEEVRYRISCIDRATIEESGTIEQLIEDNVLSPFPQILQTERPDKVAAFLNNGQVIILVDGTPFSLVAPITFEQLFKSPEDYYDRWQIGSLIRMLRYSAAFIALFLPSLYIAMISYHQGMIPTTLALSIAGAREGVPFPAFVEALLMELTLELLREAGVRLPRAVGQTIGIVGGLVIGDAAVRAGIVNPIMVIVVALTAIASFAIPAYNVSITLRMLRFFLMFLAASFGLFGIIIGYIAINIHLVGLKSFGRYYTSPFAPYRFIDLLDTVIRLPLTINKKRNDSEHTADAVKQK
- a CDS encoding spore gernimation protein GerPD, producing MNFTVVNHHLSVNSVRVIGVSSSSLFMVGDSDCINLSSVFDTPPESLIIGPFVPLAPE
- a CDS encoding spore germination protein GerPE, giving the protein MPKRISVVNYLEVDIITLGSVLEVGDADEITPRHKALAVQREKELFYGTEGNFNYPVFTRPIPQPVMHTPVNITRRNESNFIKVNYIDIISVSAASIAQIGSNRIVDTEARVKHIRQLLEERH
- a CDS encoding spore germination protein, which encodes MPSIIGGPIKILSNSGVVNFGDSLNSSPKSTTKTVTGSGSAHTGDFQLTNNGINMNNVLDPDVNDQNQGGNV
- a CDS encoding GerAB/ArcD/ProY family transporter; protein product: MKAGKQQTAYQIGITEMAVSLIAMIVGTGVIVLPRALAVEMDTTDGWITVIVSGGFVMLFVFIITKLQQKFPGRNFLQFLGEGIFGKWLSKLLALSFFVYFICVISFLSRFLAITIDIYLLPQTPTEVIVMILLLLSTYAISKGVQGVIHLNIMFTPIVLSVAFLIIIFEIPEFDLLNLRPIMAEGFIPLFKGLKETLFSFLGIEILFFLMAYMKKSDIRAAPLLISIGIISFLYFSIIIATFAIFGLNSTKVITFPMIDLVKEIEIPGGVLERVEPIFITIWFMSMFNTIAVAHLLADKLLKKELLPFVKGEILTALAVFIIFINTFITKSYTELSLFGQWISTHGGVNIIACILVVFVTLWYRTKKNKTSIQEEQA
- a CDS encoding Hsp20/alpha crystallin family protein — translated: MNGFFNEVPKPFKRFFEDDFWGNFDNMFQELEQQKKSQFPRVNIYESGNELICILAMPGVERLEDIHLNVTGNILTVSGSTNLPIRNFQPKQEEIYQGNFNRDIQLPYPVRSDKVNASYKRGLLFVYLHRLLSAMQPNIITIEDLEKE